A stretch of Cryptosporangium aurantiacum DNA encodes these proteins:
- a CDS encoding LysR family transcriptional regulator, producing the protein MDARQLTYFLAIVEHLNFNRAAEQLHIAQPSLSQAIRTLEHELGVPLFHRVGRGIVLSDAGEQLIEPARQVIRDLDTAKAAVRSTRGLRRGRVELIAMPSPGMEPLSTIIARFTDDYPGMTLTVDAAFRPEEVVHAVKAGKAEVGLLGAASAPHTQGLEVLHVEDQPLVLISPPDLAPGTGPIRRSELAGMRLIASKRGSLMRQLVDDVLASGVEAQVVVEVEHRTSILPMVLSGVGHAVMPSSWTPLARRAGASVRAIQPASLLRISLVSRKGPLTPAARAFVGCVHTYIDRARPGDQ; encoded by the coding sequence GTGGACGCACGTCAACTCACGTACTTCCTGGCGATCGTCGAGCACCTGAACTTCAACCGCGCCGCCGAGCAGCTGCACATCGCCCAGCCCTCGCTCTCCCAGGCCATCCGGACGCTGGAGCACGAGCTCGGTGTCCCGCTGTTCCACCGGGTCGGACGGGGAATCGTGCTGAGCGACGCCGGCGAACAGCTCATCGAACCCGCGCGGCAGGTGATCCGCGACCTGGACACCGCCAAGGCCGCCGTCCGGTCCACCCGGGGTTTACGGCGCGGCCGGGTAGAGCTCATCGCGATGCCCAGCCCCGGCATGGAGCCGCTCTCCACGATCATCGCGCGTTTCACCGACGACTACCCCGGCATGACGCTCACCGTCGACGCCGCGTTCCGGCCGGAGGAGGTCGTGCACGCCGTCAAGGCCGGGAAGGCGGAGGTGGGGTTGCTGGGCGCCGCCTCGGCACCGCACACCCAAGGGCTAGAGGTGCTCCACGTCGAGGACCAGCCACTCGTCCTGATCTCCCCACCGGACCTCGCCCCGGGCACAGGGCCGATCCGGCGATCGGAGCTGGCCGGTATGCGCCTGATCGCGAGCAAGCGGGGCAGCCTGATGCGCCAGCTGGTCGACGACGTCCTCGCCAGTGGCGTCGAGGCCCAGGTCGTCGTCGAGGTGGAGCACCGGACGTCGATCCTGCCGATGGTGCTCTCCGGCGTCGGGCACGCGGTCATGCCCTCGTCCTGGACGCCGCTGGCCCGCCGGGCCGGCGCCTCGGTCCGGGCCATCCAGCCCGCATCCCTGCTCCGGATCTCCCTCGTCTCACGCAAGGGTCCTCTGACCCCGGCCGCCCGCGCCTTTGTCGGCTGCGTCCACACCTACATCGACCGGGCCCGGCCCGGAGATCAGTAG
- a CDS encoding tartrate dehydrogenase, whose product MTEQPQTFRIAAVPADGVGIEVVEAGRAVLEAIAGAASGRFAFAWQDFPWGSEYYANHGRMMAEDGLDQLKDFDAIYFGAVGWPTVPDHVSLWGLRLKICQSFDQWANIRPVEFLPGIQSPLRKADTTDLNWVVVRENSEGEYAGFGGRNFAGRGPGGEVAVQSAVFTEAGCERIIRFAFDLARGRAHKKVSSVTKSNAQQYGMVLWDDVFARVATDYPDVETESVLVDAMSAKFVLRPEDLSVVVASNLNADILSDLGSALAGSLGLAASANLNPERRFPSMFEPVHGSAPDIAGQGVCNPVGAIGSAALMLDHFGLHDEAKRVHRAIEATTGSGIRTRDVGGTATTREVTAAIIDNLAG is encoded by the coding sequence GTGACCGAGCAACCCCAGACCTTCCGGATCGCAGCCGTTCCCGCCGACGGAGTCGGTATCGAGGTCGTCGAGGCCGGACGAGCCGTCCTCGAAGCGATCGCCGGCGCCGCCTCTGGCCGCTTCGCCTTCGCGTGGCAGGACTTCCCGTGGGGCAGCGAGTACTACGCGAACCACGGCCGCATGATGGCCGAGGACGGCCTGGACCAGCTGAAGGACTTCGATGCGATCTACTTCGGTGCGGTGGGGTGGCCGACGGTCCCCGACCACGTCAGCCTGTGGGGGCTGCGGCTGAAGATCTGCCAGTCGTTCGACCAGTGGGCGAACATCCGCCCGGTCGAGTTCCTCCCCGGCATCCAGAGCCCGCTGCGCAAGGCCGACACCACCGACCTCAACTGGGTCGTGGTGCGGGAAAACTCCGAGGGCGAGTACGCCGGATTCGGCGGCCGTAACTTCGCGGGACGCGGCCCTGGCGGTGAGGTCGCGGTGCAGTCCGCGGTCTTCACCGAGGCCGGCTGCGAGCGGATCATCCGGTTCGCATTCGACTTGGCCCGGGGCCGGGCCCACAAGAAGGTCTCCAGCGTCACGAAGAGCAACGCCCAGCAGTACGGCATGGTGCTCTGGGACGACGTCTTCGCCCGCGTCGCCACCGACTATCCCGACGTGGAGACCGAGAGCGTCCTGGTCGACGCCATGTCCGCGAAGTTCGTGCTGCGCCCGGAGGACCTGTCGGTCGTCGTCGCGTCCAACCTCAACGCCGACATCCTCTCCGACCTCGGCAGCGCCCTGGCCGGGAGCCTCGGCCTGGCGGCCAGCGCGAACCTCAACCCCGAGCGCCGCTTCCCGTCGATGTTCGAGCCGGTGCACGGGTCCGCACCGGACATCGCCGGCCAGGGCGTCTGCAACCCGGTCGGCGCGATCGGTAGCGCGGCCCTCATGCTGGATCACTTCGGCCTGCACGACGAGGCCAAGCGCGTCCACCGCGCGATCGAGGCCACTACCGGTAGCGGCATCCGCACCCGCGACGTCGGCGGTACCGCCACGACGCGTGAGGTCACCGCGGCGATCATCGACAACCTCGCGGGCTGA
- a CDS encoding HEAT repeat domain-containing protein has translation MGGYLIALRMGALPGEDLIHGLLEGRSAPRGVNGPEWLEAGIVSGDVLVVGSDAREHILHFVRADRDGLMTRRLLSFTTDRRASVRRTIFELLDQLWGRDSGWPLVADAAEPALRDVDAVVRRAAATLLVNTAEPDRAMAALCASTDPVVRIALMDAMPWHRVAGRQAILQRLQSDPVPAIRLLANVATLSEDDPAAWPALDAAIRADLDASAAVLDVPGSRLQTAGRLWARALIRLDREDDCCSWARRLAKPGEGPQVRLEGVRLAVAAMREWRAAPGRVTPILTGTLGEGPSEVRSAALNALAASLTASRLAADDLATVMDDPELGAVAATALGSVGDHRAVPSLVRLMLSDSDEPRLAEAFRAVARADADPGAPVTAARQMLAAHPDSCAPDLPMQVLAAFGPAAATALPELIARLRGAENDTPDWAFYVLGRIGPAAAAAVPELRQYRAQGATLALLRVTSDREVAERYLAGRPDEPHRGRFESELLTWLAEHGGLTVRQHKQVRSLFRAPGFEEVESARALWLHEGPAVAPELLEVLPKYLSDDRYAAKALRVLAAMRPHARPVLDQLDQLVSSRHRIRFNIADLDAQMRADEMLLAATLAARNQIAG, from the coding sequence ATGGGCGGATACCTGATCGCGTTGCGCATGGGAGCGCTCCCGGGCGAGGATTTGATTCATGGCCTACTGGAAGGGCGCTCCGCGCCTCGTGGAGTGAACGGCCCGGAGTGGTTGGAAGCAGGCATCGTCTCGGGTGACGTTCTGGTCGTCGGTAGCGACGCACGCGAACACATCCTCCACTTTGTTCGGGCCGACCGGGACGGGCTGATGACCCGTCGCCTGCTGAGCTTCACCACCGACCGTCGCGCATCGGTGCGCCGGACGATCTTCGAGTTGCTGGACCAGTTGTGGGGCCGGGACTCCGGCTGGCCCCTGGTCGCGGACGCCGCCGAGCCGGCTCTGCGCGACGTGGACGCGGTGGTGCGGCGCGCCGCGGCGACACTGCTGGTGAACACCGCGGAACCGGATCGGGCCATGGCGGCGTTGTGCGCCTCGACCGATCCGGTCGTCCGGATCGCCCTCATGGACGCGATGCCCTGGCACAGGGTCGCCGGGCGGCAAGCCATCCTGCAACGCCTGCAGTCAGATCCCGTTCCGGCTATCCGGCTGCTGGCCAACGTCGCCACGCTCAGCGAAGACGACCCGGCGGCCTGGCCGGCGCTGGACGCGGCGATCCGTGCCGATCTCGACGCCTCCGCCGCTGTCCTGGACGTGCCGGGATCCCGCCTTCAGACGGCAGGCCGGCTCTGGGCCCGGGCGTTGATCCGCCTCGACCGGGAGGACGACTGCTGCTCCTGGGCGCGACGGCTGGCGAAGCCGGGCGAAGGTCCGCAGGTCCGGCTCGAAGGCGTACGGCTGGCGGTTGCGGCGATGCGTGAGTGGCGGGCTGCGCCCGGCCGGGTGACGCCGATACTGACCGGCACGCTGGGGGAAGGGCCGTCCGAGGTGCGGTCTGCGGCGCTGAACGCGTTGGCGGCATCGTTGACGGCGTCCCGGCTGGCCGCCGACGACCTCGCGACGGTGATGGACGACCCTGAGCTCGGGGCGGTGGCCGCCACCGCGCTGGGTAGCGTCGGCGACCACCGGGCGGTGCCGTCTCTCGTGCGGCTGATGCTCTCCGACAGCGACGAGCCCCGCTTGGCCGAGGCGTTCAGGGCGGTTGCGCGGGCAGATGCTGATCCGGGTGCGCCGGTGACCGCCGCCCGGCAAATGTTGGCCGCGCATCCGGACTCCTGCGCTCCGGACCTGCCGATGCAAGTGCTTGCCGCGTTCGGCCCGGCTGCGGCCACCGCGTTGCCGGAGCTGATCGCCAGGCTCCGGGGAGCCGAGAACGACACTCCGGACTGGGCGTTCTACGTCTTGGGACGGATCGGCCCAGCCGCCGCAGCCGCAGTCCCCGAGCTACGCCAATATCGGGCCCAAGGCGCGACGTTGGCTCTTCTCCGGGTGACCTCGGACCGGGAGGTGGCCGAGCGGTATCTCGCCGGCCGCCCGGACGAACCTCACCGTGGCCGCTTCGAATCGGAGCTGCTGACGTGGCTCGCCGAGCACGGCGGGCTCACCGTCCGCCAGCACAAACAGGTGCGGAGTCTGTTCCGGGCTCCCGGATTCGAGGAGGTGGAATCGGCCCGCGCGCTCTGGCTGCACGAAGGGCCCGCGGTAGCCCCCGAACTACTGGAGGTTTTGCCGAAGTACCTGTCCGACGACCGGTACGCGGCCAAGGCGCTGCGGGTATTGGCTGCGATGAGGCCGCATGCGCGCCCTGTACTCGACCAGCTGGATCAACTCGTGTCCTCGCGGCATCGGATCCGATTTAACAT